Proteins from a single region of Streptomyces sp. HUAS 15-9:
- a CDS encoding serine/threonine-protein kinase: MTSCTHAGCAGRLMVTGFCDTCGRKPALIGELPSKPVPSDPGESVPSGPEPPGHAPVHAVAGVGDLDQHGLVVLPDVPVPAHPVVEEPRPPTGGRRCGADGCTMMIGVGYGGQPARSSGRCPRCGTPYSFLPQLHPGQIVAGHYRILGCLARGGLGWIYLAEDTRAEGHRVVLKGLINVHDALARRNAVEERRSLTALHHPDIVRIITYAEHEVPGQSPTGYLVMDYIGGRSLQQLFDDEDAERLFKGRPRLDHVLTYGCKILGALQYMHERGLLYCDMKPANVIHFGRGIKVIDLGAVRAIGDRTSAYVYTSTFAPPQQEIEKRGWHVDSDLYTVGMTLQALARGAEPARGLAPDSFRRLIDRATHAEPRARFRSAAEMSRQLWEVLREFRSLRFGEQLPESSTRFRPTDASLDAGLGAIPSLAHWTARPDTRPGELDISPPPAHEVAAALPQPVPDPADGAALLLDTFPPDAPDRVADQWRRESRLGTPETALWLCRAYLRSGRQGDAESWLHEAEAQLGAQDAKYDWRIAWHRGVLHLSKDEVSHAGSCFEAVYRALPGEYVPKLALGYCAERLRESQAQRGTQGQQGVQGQRDPRTARAMKFHEAVWQRDSAHAAAAFGLARGHLASGERDEAVRVLDHVPSTSRHHDAARIAAVRIRTGTLDGRPPSVADLRDAVRRLPELRLDGGATDGESRARLVAEVRENALGRRPPQGWGPDFPTGTVLGSGDEDALRALLEQSFRHLAGQARTADEHGRLLDLANAVRPMTPF; the protein is encoded by the coding sequence GTGACGTCATGTACCCACGCCGGTTGTGCGGGCCGTCTCATGGTCACGGGCTTCTGCGACACGTGCGGGCGAAAGCCTGCGCTCATCGGTGAGTTGCCGTCGAAGCCGGTGCCGAGCGATCCGGGTGAGTCGGTGCCGTCGGGGCCCGAGCCGCCCGGCCATGCGCCGGTCCATGCCGTCGCCGGGGTCGGTGACCTCGACCAGCACGGGCTGGTCGTCCTGCCCGACGTACCCGTCCCCGCGCACCCGGTCGTCGAGGAGCCCAGACCGCCCACCGGCGGTCGCCGTTGCGGCGCCGACGGGTGCACGATGATGATCGGCGTCGGCTACGGCGGACAGCCCGCCCGGTCCTCCGGCCGCTGCCCGCGCTGCGGCACGCCCTACTCCTTCCTGCCCCAGCTCCACCCCGGCCAGATCGTCGCCGGGCACTACCGGATCCTCGGCTGTCTCGCCCGCGGCGGCCTCGGCTGGATCTACCTCGCCGAGGACACCCGCGCCGAGGGGCACCGCGTGGTGCTCAAGGGACTGATCAACGTCCACGACGCGCTCGCCCGCCGCAACGCCGTCGAGGAACGCCGTTCGCTCACCGCTCTGCACCACCCCGACATCGTCCGCATCATCACCTACGCCGAACACGAGGTGCCCGGCCAGTCGCCCACCGGCTATCTGGTCATGGACTACATCGGCGGCCGCTCCCTGCAGCAGCTCTTCGACGACGAGGACGCGGAACGGCTCTTCAAGGGCCGCCCCCGCCTCGACCATGTGCTGACCTACGGGTGCAAGATCCTCGGCGCGCTCCAGTACATGCACGAACGGGGGCTGCTCTACTGCGACATGAAGCCCGCCAACGTCATCCACTTCGGGCGCGGCATCAAGGTCATCGACCTCGGCGCGGTGCGCGCGATCGGCGACCGTACCTCCGCCTATGTGTACACGAGCACCTTCGCCCCGCCGCAGCAGGAGATCGAGAAGCGCGGCTGGCACGTCGACAGCGACCTCTACACCGTCGGCATGACGCTGCAGGCCCTGGCCCGCGGCGCGGAACCGGCCCGCGGCCTCGCCCCCGACTCCTTCCGGCGCCTGATCGACCGGGCGACCCACGCCGAACCCCGTGCCCGGTTCCGCTCGGCGGCCGAGATGTCCCGGCAACTGTGGGAAGTACTGCGGGAGTTCCGCTCGCTGCGGTTCGGCGAACAGCTCCCCGAGAGCTCCACCCGGTTCCGCCCCACCGACGCCTCGCTCGACGCCGGGCTCGGTGCGATCCCCTCCCTGGCCCACTGGACGGCCCGCCCCGACACCCGCCCCGGCGAGCTGGACATCAGCCCTCCGCCCGCCCACGAGGTGGCCGCCGCCCTGCCCCAGCCCGTCCCGGACCCCGCCGACGGCGCCGCCCTGCTGCTCGACACCTTCCCGCCGGACGCCCCTGACCGCGTCGCCGACCAGTGGCGCCGCGAGTCACGGCTGGGCACCCCCGAGACCGCGCTGTGGCTGTGCCGCGCCTATCTGAGGAGCGGCAGACAGGGCGACGCCGAGAGCTGGCTGCACGAGGCCGAGGCCCAACTCGGCGCGCAGGACGCCAAGTACGACTGGCGGATCGCCTGGCACCGCGGCGTCCTGCACCTGAGCAAGGACGAGGTGAGCCATGCGGGCAGCTGCTTCGAGGCGGTGTACCGGGCCCTGCCGGGCGAATACGTCCCCAAGCTCGCCCTCGGCTACTGCGCGGAGCGGCTGCGCGAGTCCCAGGCGCAGCGGGGCACCCAGGGACAGCAGGGCGTCCAGGGGCAGCGCGATCCCCGGACCGCGCGGGCCATGAAGTTCCACGAGGCCGTCTGGCAGCGGGACTCCGCCCACGCCGCGGCCGCCTTCGGGCTGGCCCGCGGCCATCTGGCCTCCGGAGAGCGGGACGAGGCGGTACGGGTCCTCGACCACGTCCCCTCCACCTCCCGCCACCACGACGCGGCCCGTATCGCCGCGGTGCGCATCCGCACCGGCACCCTGGACGGCCGGCCGCCGTCCGTGGCCGACCTGCGGGACGCGGTCCGGCGGCTGCCCGAACTGCGCCTGGACGGCGGAGCGACCGACGGCGAGTCCCGGGCCCGGCTGGTCGCCGAGGTGCGGGAGAACGCCCTCGGCCGCCGCCCGCCGCAAGGGTGGGGACCGGACTTCCCCACCGGGACCGTGCTCGGGTCCGGCGACGAGGACGCGCTGCGCGCGCTCCTCGAACAGTCCTTCCGGCACCTGGCGGGCCAGGCCCGCACCGCCGACGAACACGGCCGCCTGCTCGACCTGGCCAACGCCGTCCGTCCCATGACGCCCTTCTGA
- a CDS encoding VWA domain-containing protein: protein MSEAGGIEVTLAVGQNKYLSAVPTAAGPPGDQEMHAILEIGVTHTGSGPLPGRPGGSGAALAEVLIVDTSRSMLHPDTKLRAAKDATVAAVRLLPDRTAFAVLSGRFDATVVHPAPGAEAMAVADPGQREAAEYAVRVLDADGGTAIGTWLDLARRLLNGQDAPIKHVLLLTDGRNEHDDRAAMRLDTALDACDGRFICDAWGIGDGWDADVLLRIARRLHGRAAAVRHESELPAAYEELVNGLLGTAVPELRIRLVPTPGTVIRQVKQVVPAEQELLTVSTGSAGRGAEYVTRGWGAEVRHYQVVLTADPSGRDLGEDLQLAAVELLVPDFGRTVRLPAPQPVLVHWTDNPADASRQHPGVRRHQLYEQSGAAVARAYRAWLRGADGRTEADAELGRALALARELDDPQLLRALRQITDEGREPGGRVAVRDGLKDVDWQHLILSSAMTTPPDPDAAAQQPPAGPDAPDTAGDGGDDLVECPDCKWLGPAGSLYCGGDCGRRLGEPV, encoded by the coding sequence ATGAGCGAGGCCGGTGGCATCGAGGTGACACTGGCGGTCGGCCAGAACAAGTACCTGTCCGCCGTACCGACCGCCGCCGGACCGCCAGGAGACCAGGAGATGCACGCCATCCTGGAGATCGGGGTCACCCACACCGGGTCCGGCCCGCTGCCGGGACGGCCCGGCGGCTCGGGCGCGGCACTCGCCGAGGTGCTGATCGTCGACACGTCCAGGTCGATGCTCCACCCCGACACGAAACTGCGCGCCGCCAAGGACGCCACGGTCGCGGCCGTACGACTGCTGCCCGACCGCACCGCCTTCGCCGTGCTGTCCGGCCGCTTCGACGCGACCGTGGTCCACCCCGCCCCCGGCGCCGAGGCGATGGCCGTCGCCGACCCGGGGCAGCGCGAGGCCGCCGAGTACGCCGTACGCGTCCTGGACGCCGACGGCGGCACCGCCATCGGCACCTGGCTCGACCTCGCCCGCCGGCTCCTCAACGGGCAGGACGCTCCCATCAAGCACGTGCTGCTGCTCACCGACGGCCGCAACGAACACGACGACCGCGCCGCCATGCGGCTGGACACCGCGCTCGACGCCTGCGACGGCCGGTTCATCTGCGACGCCTGGGGCATCGGCGACGGCTGGGACGCCGACGTACTGCTGCGCATCGCCCGGCGGCTGCACGGACGCGCGGCCGCGGTCCGCCATGAATCGGAACTGCCCGCCGCCTACGAGGAGTTGGTCAACGGCCTGCTCGGCACGGCCGTCCCCGAGCTGCGCATCCGGCTCGTCCCCACCCCCGGCACCGTGATCCGGCAGGTCAAACAGGTCGTACCGGCCGAACAGGAACTCCTCACCGTCAGCACCGGATCGGCCGGGCGCGGAGCCGAGTACGTCACCCGGGGCTGGGGCGCCGAGGTCCGGCACTACCAGGTCGTCCTCACCGCCGACCCGTCCGGCCGGGACCTCGGCGAGGACCTCCAGCTCGCCGCCGTGGAACTGCTCGTCCCCGACTTCGGCCGCACCGTACGGCTGCCCGCGCCGCAGCCGGTCCTGGTGCACTGGACCGACAACCCCGCCGACGCCTCCCGGCAGCACCCCGGAGTCCGGCGCCACCAGCTGTACGAGCAGTCCGGCGCGGCCGTGGCCCGGGCGTACCGGGCGTGGCTGCGCGGCGCCGACGGCCGGACGGAGGCGGACGCCGAACTCGGCCGGGCCCTGGCACTGGCGCGGGAGCTCGACGATCCCCAACTGCTGCGCGCCCTGCGGCAGATCACGGACGAGGGGCGGGAGCCCGGGGGCCGGGTCGCCGTACGCGACGGACTCAAGGACGTCGACTGGCAGCATCTGATCCTCTCCAGCGCCATGACCACCCCACCGGACCCGGATGCCGCCGCGCAGCAGCCCCCGGCCGGACCCGACGCCCCCGACACGGCCGGTGACGGCGGCGACGACCTCGTGGAGTGCCCGGACTGCAAATGGCTCGGCCCGGCAGGCTCCCTGTACTGCGGCGGCGACTGCGGCAGACGGCTGGGGGAGCCCGTATGA
- a CDS encoding ABC transporter substrate-binding protein, translated as MTSCLALLAALVVVGVRVYGREPTVTLLANWTGTDEENFKEAVLAPFERKYHIRVDYQGSSAESQVLSSDVESGTAPDAVVLTGPGELAAYVRQNQLQPLEGLIPKGDFSESWATPYGGHVYWFPLKADLKSIVWHPGGMTQQQIQDAAGQPGQWCLGMGSGATSGWPGTDWIEDILLQQSGWQTYQKWARGEIPWDSDVVRDAWKQWGTMVGAGREPDDLVRRALLTDYQDASAFVTKDPRQCSLEHQASFIRNSSHSWKEANGQYVASSRLLGKGDSDAWEVSGDLVALLHATPEAKKLIGYLASAEAQRAWSAKESGFSVDAKVPLDTYEPVTEYRHSLATTLLDPRAVHCFDASDAMPPTVRDAFAQATIEFLARPRDLESLLKSLDTLRRKPGLTWLPSVCDQAPPAH; from the coding sequence GTGACGAGCTGTCTGGCCCTGCTGGCGGCCCTCGTCGTCGTGGGCGTCCGCGTCTACGGCCGGGAGCCGACCGTCACCCTGCTGGCCAACTGGACGGGCACGGACGAGGAGAACTTCAAGGAGGCGGTGCTCGCCCCCTTCGAGCGCAAGTACCACATCCGTGTCGACTACCAGGGCAGCTCCGCCGAGAGCCAGGTGCTCAGCTCCGACGTGGAGTCGGGCACCGCGCCCGACGCGGTGGTGCTCACCGGACCCGGTGAACTCGCCGCGTACGTCCGGCAGAACCAGCTGCAACCTCTCGAAGGGCTCATCCCCAAGGGGGACTTCAGCGAGTCCTGGGCCACGCCGTACGGCGGACACGTGTACTGGTTCCCGCTCAAGGCCGACCTGAAGAGCATCGTCTGGCACCCCGGTGGCATGACCCAGCAGCAGATCCAGGACGCCGCCGGGCAGCCGGGCCAGTGGTGCCTGGGGATGGGCTCCGGTGCGACCAGCGGCTGGCCCGGCACCGACTGGATCGAGGACATCCTCCTCCAGCAGTCGGGCTGGCAGACGTACCAGAAGTGGGCGCGGGGCGAGATCCCCTGGGACTCCGACGTGGTCCGCGACGCCTGGAAGCAGTGGGGGACCATGGTCGGCGCGGGCAGGGAGCCGGACGACCTGGTGCGGCGCGCCCTGCTGACCGACTACCAGGACGCCTCCGCGTTCGTCACGAAGGATCCGCGGCAGTGCAGCCTGGAGCACCAGGCCTCGTTCATCCGCAACTCCTCCCACTCGTGGAAGGAGGCCAACGGTCAGTACGTGGCCTCCTCCCGGCTCCTCGGCAAGGGCGACTCGGACGCATGGGAGGTCTCCGGCGACCTGGTCGCCCTGCTGCACGCGACCCCGGAGGCGAAGAAGCTGATCGGCTACCTCGCCTCCGCCGAGGCGCAACGGGCCTGGAGCGCCAAGGAGTCCGGCTTCTCCGTGGATGCCAAGGTGCCGCTGGACACGTACGAACCGGTGACCGAGTACCGCCACTCACTCGCCACCACCCTCCTCGACCCGCGGGCGGTGCACTGCTTCGACGCCTCCGACGCCATGCCGCCCACGGTGCGCGACGCCTTCGCCCAGGCGACCATCGAGTTCCTCGCCCGCCCCCGCGACCTGGAGTCCCTCCTGAAGTCCCTGGACACCCTCCGCCGGAAACCGGGCCTGACCTGGCTCCCCTCGGTCTGCGACCAAGCCCCGCCGGCGCACTGA
- a CDS encoding magnesium and cobalt transport protein CorA, giving the protein MHERRAGSGEKNHRKSVWRRALNQPPAAAPTAPPPRPPGGEAVEPVSIVQAALYRDGVRVSSPATLTDTYRELRKQPSGMAWIGLARPTEGELLSLAAEFDLHPLAVEDAMEAHQRPKLERYGDTLFVVLRAARYLDAPEEVEFGELHVFVGPDFVITVRHGAAPDLSAVRGRMEDSPDLLKLGPEAVLYAILDAVVDGYAPVVSGVQIDIDEIETEVFRGDPEVSRRIYELSREMVEFQRATRPLVGMLHGLMAGFAKYETDEELQRYLRDVADHVTHISERVDGFRQALTEILTVNATLVSQQQNAEMRALAEAGFEQNEEVKKISAWAAILFAPTLVGTIYGMNFRDMPELHWALGYPFAVGLMGIVCVTLYLIFKRKDWL; this is encoded by the coding sequence ATGCACGAGCGACGCGCCGGCTCCGGCGAGAAGAACCACCGCAAGTCCGTCTGGCGTCGCGCGCTGAACCAGCCACCGGCCGCCGCGCCGACCGCTCCACCGCCGCGCCCCCCGGGCGGGGAGGCGGTCGAACCCGTCAGCATCGTCCAGGCGGCCCTGTACCGCGACGGGGTGCGCGTCTCCTCCCCGGCCACGCTCACCGACACCTACCGCGAACTGCGCAAGCAGCCCTCCGGCATGGCGTGGATCGGGCTCGCCCGCCCAACCGAGGGTGAACTCCTCTCCCTGGCCGCCGAGTTCGATCTGCACCCGCTCGCGGTCGAGGACGCGATGGAGGCGCATCAGCGGCCCAAGCTGGAGCGGTACGGCGACACGCTGTTCGTCGTCCTGCGTGCCGCCCGCTATCTCGACGCGCCGGAGGAGGTCGAATTCGGCGAGCTGCACGTCTTCGTGGGCCCGGACTTCGTCATCACGGTCCGGCACGGGGCCGCTCCCGACCTCTCGGCGGTCCGCGGCCGTATGGAGGACTCCCCCGACCTGCTCAAACTCGGCCCGGAGGCGGTGCTGTACGCGATCCTCGACGCGGTGGTCGACGGCTACGCGCCGGTCGTCTCGGGGGTCCAGATCGACATCGACGAGATCGAGACCGAGGTGTTCCGCGGCGACCCCGAGGTCTCGCGCCGTATCTACGAACTCTCCCGCGAGATGGTCGAGTTCCAGCGTGCCACCCGCCCGCTTGTCGGCATGCTGCACGGTCTGATGGCCGGTTTCGCCAAGTACGAGACCGACGAGGAGCTCCAGCGCTACCTCCGCGACGTCGCCGACCACGTGACCCACATCAGCGAGCGCGTGGACGGCTTCCGCCAGGCCCTCACGGAGATCCTCACCGTGAACGCGACCCTGGTGAGCCAGCAGCAGAACGCGGAGATGCGGGCGCTGGCGGAGGCCGGATTCGAGCAGAACGAGGAGGTCAAGAAGATCTCGGCGTGGGCCGCGATCCTCTTCGCCCCCACCCTCGTCGGAACGATCTACGGCATGAACTTCCGCGACATGCCGGAGCTGCACTGGGCCCTCGGATACCCCTTCGCCGTCGGTCTGATGGGGATCGTCTGCGTCACTTTGTACCTCATCTTCAAGCGCAAGGACTGGCTGTAG
- a CDS encoding winged helix DNA-binding domain-containing protein has product MTKRSITRTAPAPAPTLDTRALNRATLARQLLLSRALLTAGAAVEHLLGLQAQNVKPPYYALAARLEGFTPEALSRPMADRELVRIVTMRSTIHTHTADDCLTLRPLVQAARDRELNVFRKGLAGVDLDRLAVLARELVEAEPRTMAQLREALLAEWPDADPQSLSVAARCRLPLVQVTPRGLWGRSGQVALTTAEHWLGRAAEPAPAPDATVLRYLAAFGPASVRDMQTWAGLTRLREAFERLRPQLVTFRDANGVELFDLPEAPRPDPDTPAPPRFLPELDNLLLSHADRTRVIPPEYWGRSWQGNQAYRTLLVDGFLAGVWKPADDALLIEPFGTLTKAQREAVREEGERMLAVMHPGESYDIRFGTVVPT; this is encoded by the coding sequence ATGACGAAGCGGAGCATCACGAGGACGGCCCCGGCCCCCGCCCCCACTCTCGACACCCGTGCGCTCAACCGGGCGACCCTCGCCCGGCAGTTGCTGCTGAGCCGTGCGCTGCTGACCGCCGGGGCCGCCGTGGAGCACCTTCTCGGGCTCCAGGCGCAGAACGTCAAGCCGCCGTACTACGCGCTCGCCGCCCGGCTCGAAGGCTTCACCCCCGAGGCGCTGTCCCGGCCCATGGCCGACCGCGAGCTCGTGCGCATCGTCACCATGCGCTCCACCATCCACACCCACACCGCCGACGACTGCCTCACCCTGCGGCCGCTCGTCCAGGCCGCACGGGACCGTGAGCTGAACGTCTTCCGCAAGGGGCTGGCCGGCGTCGACCTGGACCGCCTCGCCGTGCTCGCCCGTGAGCTGGTCGAGGCCGAGCCGCGGACCATGGCACAGCTGCGCGAGGCCCTGCTCGCCGAATGGCCCGACGCCGACCCCCAGTCCCTGTCCGTCGCCGCCCGCTGCAGGCTCCCGCTCGTCCAGGTCACCCCGCGCGGGCTGTGGGGCAGGAGCGGACAGGTTGCCCTGACCACCGCCGAACACTGGCTGGGCCGAGCCGCCGAGCCCGCCCCGGCCCCGGACGCGACGGTCCTGCGCTACCTCGCCGCCTTCGGACCGGCGTCCGTGAGGGACATGCAGACCTGGGCCGGACTCACCCGGCTCCGCGAGGCCTTCGAGCGCCTCCGCCCGCAGTTGGTCACCTTCCGGGACGCCAATGGCGTCGAACTCTTCGACCTCCCAGAGGCCCCGCGTCCGGACCCGGACACCCCGGCCCCGCCCCGCTTCCTCCCGGAGCTGGACAACCTCCTCCTGTCCCACGCCGACCGCACCCGGGTCATACCGCCCGAGTACTGGGGCCGCAGCTGGCAGGGCAACCAGGCCTACCGCACCCTGCTCGTCGACGGCTTCCTGGCGGGCGTGTGGAAGCCGGCCGACGACGCACTCCTCATAGAGCCCTTCGGGACGCTCACGAAGGCCCAGCGGGAGGCTGTGAGAGAGGAGGGGGAGCGGATGCTCGCCGTCATGCACCCGGGGGAGTCCTACGACATCCGGTTCGGCACCGTCGTACCGACGTGA
- a CDS encoding S1 family peptidase has product MFGLNRAKRSAAVVAATAAAAATALLSAPTAAAAPQPIVGGTTTTTTAYPFVMQITDASGNQFCGGTLVAAKKVITAAHCMVGESAGNVRVVGGRTYLNGTNGTVSKVSKIWVNPNYTDATNGDDVAVLTLSTSMPYTTASYVSSSQTGVYAAGTTARILGWGTTSESGSSSNQLRTATVPIVADSSCRGSYGSDFVQTDMVCAGYTSGGVDTCQGDSGGPLLIGGVLAGITSWGEGCAEAGYPGVYTRLTTFSNLVTTQVNS; this is encoded by the coding sequence ATGTTCGGGCTCAACCGCGCAAAGAGATCCGCTGCCGTCGTGGCGGCGACCGCCGCGGCCGCGGCGACCGCACTGCTCAGCGCTCCCACCGCTGCAGCGGCTCCGCAGCCCATCGTCGGCGGCACGACGACCACCACGACCGCGTACCCGTTCGTCATGCAGATCACGGACGCGTCGGGCAACCAGTTCTGCGGGGGCACCCTGGTGGCGGCCAAGAAGGTGATCACCGCCGCGCACTGCATGGTGGGCGAGAGCGCCGGCAACGTCCGCGTCGTGGGTGGCCGGACCTATCTGAACGGGACGAACGGCACGGTCAGCAAGGTCAGCAAGATCTGGGTCAACCCCAACTACACGGACGCCACCAACGGCGACGACGTGGCCGTGCTGACCCTGTCCACCTCGATGCCGTACACGACGGCGTCGTACGTCTCCTCCTCCCAGACGGGTGTGTACGCGGCCGGCACCACGGCCCGCATCCTCGGCTGGGGCACCACCTCGGAGAGCGGCAGCTCCTCCAACCAGCTGCGGACCGCGACCGTGCCGATCGTGGCCGACTCGAGCTGCCGCGGCTCCTACGGTTCGGACTTCGTCCAGACCGACATGGTTTGCGCCGGATACACATCCGGCGGCGTAGACACCTGCCAGGGCGACAGCGGCGGTCCCCTGCTCATCGGGGGCGTCCTGGCAGGGATCACTTCCTGGGGAGAGGGGTGCGCGGAGGCCGGTTACCCGGGTGTGTACACCCGGCTGACCACCTTCTCGAACCTGGTGACCACGCAGGTCAACTCGTAA